One Electrophorus electricus isolate fEleEle1 chromosome 13, fEleEle1.pri, whole genome shotgun sequence DNA segment encodes these proteins:
- the smoc1 gene encoding SPARC-related modular calcium-binding protein 1 isoform X1, which translates to MFSHTCILFVFLYSYTLLMIFLPRIAAQKSNGPRWLIGDRDSHCGIICSKTHGKPVCGSDGRNYDTSCDLQKAKCKDRTLSLAYRGRCRGKSFRIDQPPILPASTLIPEVKELELKEAGQSKCRVERSQALEQAKRPQEAIFIPECNEDGTFAQVQCHTLTGYCWCVTTDGKPVSGSSVHNKTPVCSGNFREFMRTHTGTSGLTGSVTDKPPGPPSSGRKVSFRFFLTLNPDDGSKPTPTMETHRPDGDEITAPTLWIKHLVYKENKQNNSSSRRTEKVPSCDQERHIALEEARVNSQDATFIPDCGSMGLYKPVQCHQSTGYCWCVVVDTGRPIPGTSARYKEPECDNTAHSQVSEMENSFRDRDLTGCPEGKKGEFITSLMDALTEDMVETVNSPTPSGGGSRFVEPERSHTLEERVVHWYFAQLDSNGSQDISRKEMKPFKRYVKRKAKPKRCARKFSDYCDLNKDKAISLQELKGCLGVSREGTTASISQGTRQGTKPLIGSSGVKIEDFRRSARSRGHNEKSICPSWNERVLEH; encoded by the exons ATGTTTTCCCACACTTGCatcctttttgtatttttgtattcttaTACGCTACTTATGATATTCCTGCCACGGATCGCCGCGCAGAAATCGAATGGTCCGCGG TGGCTAATTGGGGACAGAGACAGCCACTGCGGAATCATCTGTTCCAAGACCCACGGCAAACCCGTCTGTGGTTCAGATGGACGCAATTATGATACCAGCTGTGACCTGCAGAAGGCCAAATGCAAAGACCGCACACTCAGCCTAGCCTACAGGGGGCGCTGCAGAG GGAAATCATTTCGGATTGATCAGCCTCCCATACTTCCTGCTTCCACACTGATTCCAGAGGTTAAAGAGCTGGAACTAAAAG AAGCAGGTCAGTCTAAGTGCCGGGTGGAGAGGAGCCAGGCACTGGAGCAAGCCAAACGGCCCCAGGAAGCTATCTTCATCCCAGAGTGCAATGAAGATGGCACATTTGCACAG GTCCAGTGCCACACTCTCACGGGCTACTGCTGGTGTGTGACCACAGACGGCAAGCCTGTCAGTGGCTCCTCAGTGCACAACAAGACCCCAGTGTGCTCAG GAAACTTCCGTGAATTTATGAGAACTCATACTGGGACAAGTGGATTGACAG GTTCAGTAACTGATAAACCCCCAGGACCCCCTAGTTCTGGCCGAAAAG TCTCTTTCCGCTTCTTTCTCACCCTGAACCCAGATGATGGCTCCAAGCCCACGCCCACCATGGAGACCCATCGCCCCGATGGCGACG AAATCACTGCACCTACGCTGTGGATCAAGCACTTGGTCTataaagagaacaaacagaacaactCCAGCAGCAGGAGGACAG AGAAAGTTCCCTCCTGTGACCAGGAGCGGCACATTGCCCTGGAGGAGGCTCGGGTGAACTCACAAGATGCCACCTTCATTCCGGACTGTGGGTCAATGGGCCTGTACAAGCCAGTCCAGTGCCACCAGTCCACTGGGTACTGCTGGTGTGTCGTGGTGGACACGGGGCGGCCCATACCAGGAACCTCAGCCAG GTATAAAGAGCCAGAGTGTGACAATACAGCCCACTCCCAGGTGTCCGAGATGGAGAACTCTTTCAGAGACAGAGACCTGACAG GCTGTccagagggaaagaaaggagAATTCATAACCAGCTTGATGGATGCACTTACAGAAGACATGGTCGAGACTGTTAATTCGCCAACTCCCTCTGGTGGTGGGAG CAGGTTTGTGGAGCCCGAGCGCAGCCACACGTTGGAAGAGCGCGTCGTGCACTGGTATTTTGCTCAGCTCGACAGCAACGGCAGCCAGGACATCAGCAGGAAGGAGATGAAGCCTTTCAAACGATATGTGAAGCGGAAAGCCAAGCCCAAGCGGTGCGCACGCAAGTTCAGTGATTACTGTGACCTGAACAAGGACAAAGCCATCTCTCTGCAGGAGCTGAAAGGATGCCTGGGAGTCAGCAGAGAAG GGACTACAGCAAGCATCAGTCAGGGGACAAGGCAAGGAACAAAACCTTTGA TAGGGTCGTCTGGTGTAAAGATAGAAGATTTCAGAAGATCAGCCAGGAGCAGAGGGCACAATGAAAAAAGCATCTGCCCATCATGGAATGAGAGAGTTTTGGAGCATTAA
- the smoc1 gene encoding SPARC-related modular calcium-binding protein 1 isoform X6, whose translation MFSHTCILFVFLYSYTLLMIFLPRIAAQKSNGPRWLIGDRDSHCGIICSKTHGKPVCGSDGRNYDTSCDLQKAKCKDRTLSLAYRGRCRGKSFRIDQPPILPASTLIPEVKELELKEAGQSKCRVERSQALEQAKRPQEAIFIPECNEDGTFAQVQCHTLTGYCWCVTTDGKPVSGSSVHNKTPVCSGSVTDKPPGPPSSGRKDDGSKPTPTMETHRPDGDEITAPTLWIKHLVYKENKQNNSSSRRTEKVPSCDQERHIALEEARVNSQDATFIPDCGSMGLYKPVQCHQSTGYCWCVVVDTGRPIPGTSARYKEPECDNTAHSQVSEMENSFRDRDLTGCPEGKKGEFITSLMDALTEDMVETVNSPTPSGGGRFVEPERSHTLEERVVHWYFAQLDSNGSQDISRKEMKPFKRYVKRKAKPKRCARKFSDYCDLNKDKAISLQELKGCLGVSREGTTASISQGTRQGTKPLIGSSGVKIEDFRRSARSRGHNEKSICPSWNERVLEH comes from the exons ATGTTTTCCCACACTTGCatcctttttgtatttttgtattcttaTACGCTACTTATGATATTCCTGCCACGGATCGCCGCGCAGAAATCGAATGGTCCGCGG TGGCTAATTGGGGACAGAGACAGCCACTGCGGAATCATCTGTTCCAAGACCCACGGCAAACCCGTCTGTGGTTCAGATGGACGCAATTATGATACCAGCTGTGACCTGCAGAAGGCCAAATGCAAAGACCGCACACTCAGCCTAGCCTACAGGGGGCGCTGCAGAG GGAAATCATTTCGGATTGATCAGCCTCCCATACTTCCTGCTTCCACACTGATTCCAGAGGTTAAAGAGCTGGAACTAAAAG AAGCAGGTCAGTCTAAGTGCCGGGTGGAGAGGAGCCAGGCACTGGAGCAAGCCAAACGGCCCCAGGAAGCTATCTTCATCCCAGAGTGCAATGAAGATGGCACATTTGCACAG GTCCAGTGCCACACTCTCACGGGCTACTGCTGGTGTGTGACCACAGACGGCAAGCCTGTCAGTGGCTCCTCAGTGCACAACAAGACCCCAGTGTGCTCAG GTTCAGTAACTGATAAACCCCCAGGACCCCCTAGTTCTGGCCGAAAAG ATGATGGCTCCAAGCCCACGCCCACCATGGAGACCCATCGCCCCGATGGCGACG AAATCACTGCACCTACGCTGTGGATCAAGCACTTGGTCTataaagagaacaaacagaacaactCCAGCAGCAGGAGGACAG AGAAAGTTCCCTCCTGTGACCAGGAGCGGCACATTGCCCTGGAGGAGGCTCGGGTGAACTCACAAGATGCCACCTTCATTCCGGACTGTGGGTCAATGGGCCTGTACAAGCCAGTCCAGTGCCACCAGTCCACTGGGTACTGCTGGTGTGTCGTGGTGGACACGGGGCGGCCCATACCAGGAACCTCAGCCAG GTATAAAGAGCCAGAGTGTGACAATACAGCCCACTCCCAGGTGTCCGAGATGGAGAACTCTTTCAGAGACAGAGACCTGACAG GCTGTccagagggaaagaaaggagAATTCATAACCAGCTTGATGGATGCACTTACAGAAGACATGGTCGAGACTGTTAATTCGCCAACTCCCTCTGGTGGTGGGAG GTTTGTGGAGCCCGAGCGCAGCCACACGTTGGAAGAGCGCGTCGTGCACTGGTATTTTGCTCAGCTCGACAGCAACGGCAGCCAGGACATCAGCAGGAAGGAGATGAAGCCTTTCAAACGATATGTGAAGCGGAAAGCCAAGCCCAAGCGGTGCGCACGCAAGTTCAGTGATTACTGTGACCTGAACAAGGACAAAGCCATCTCTCTGCAGGAGCTGAAAGGATGCCTGGGAGTCAGCAGAGAAG GGACTACAGCAAGCATCAGTCAGGGGACAAGGCAAGGAACAAAACCTTTGA TAGGGTCGTCTGGTGTAAAGATAGAAGATTTCAGAAGATCAGCCAGGAGCAGAGGGCACAATGAAAAAAGCATCTGCCCATCATGGAATGAGAGAGTTTTGGAGCATTAA
- the smoc1 gene encoding SPARC-related modular calcium-binding protein 1 isoform X5 — protein sequence MFSHTCILFVFLYSYTLLMIFLPRIAAQKSNGPRWLIGDRDSHCGIICSKTHGKPVCGSDGRNYDTSCDLQKAKCKDRTLSLAYRGRCRGKSFRIDQPPILPASTLIPEVKELELKEAGQSKCRVERSQALEQAKRPQEAIFIPECNEDGTFAQVQCHTLTGYCWCVTTDGKPVSGSSVHNKTPVCSGSVTDKPPGPPSSGRKDDGSKPTPTMETHRPDGDEITAPTLWIKHLVYKENKQNNSSSRRTEKVPSCDQERHIALEEARVNSQDATFIPDCGSMGLYKPVQCHQSTGYCWCVVVDTGRPIPGTSARYKEPECDNTAHSQVSEMENSFRDRDLTGCPEGKKGEFITSLMDALTEDMVETVNSPTPSGGGSRFVEPERSHTLEERVVHWYFAQLDSNGSQDISRKEMKPFKRYVKRKAKPKRCARKFSDYCDLNKDKAISLQELKGCLGVSREGTTASISQGTRQGTKPLIGSSGVKIEDFRRSARSRGHNEKSICPSWNERVLEH from the exons ATGTTTTCCCACACTTGCatcctttttgtatttttgtattcttaTACGCTACTTATGATATTCCTGCCACGGATCGCCGCGCAGAAATCGAATGGTCCGCGG TGGCTAATTGGGGACAGAGACAGCCACTGCGGAATCATCTGTTCCAAGACCCACGGCAAACCCGTCTGTGGTTCAGATGGACGCAATTATGATACCAGCTGTGACCTGCAGAAGGCCAAATGCAAAGACCGCACACTCAGCCTAGCCTACAGGGGGCGCTGCAGAG GGAAATCATTTCGGATTGATCAGCCTCCCATACTTCCTGCTTCCACACTGATTCCAGAGGTTAAAGAGCTGGAACTAAAAG AAGCAGGTCAGTCTAAGTGCCGGGTGGAGAGGAGCCAGGCACTGGAGCAAGCCAAACGGCCCCAGGAAGCTATCTTCATCCCAGAGTGCAATGAAGATGGCACATTTGCACAG GTCCAGTGCCACACTCTCACGGGCTACTGCTGGTGTGTGACCACAGACGGCAAGCCTGTCAGTGGCTCCTCAGTGCACAACAAGACCCCAGTGTGCTCAG GTTCAGTAACTGATAAACCCCCAGGACCCCCTAGTTCTGGCCGAAAAG ATGATGGCTCCAAGCCCACGCCCACCATGGAGACCCATCGCCCCGATGGCGACG AAATCACTGCACCTACGCTGTGGATCAAGCACTTGGTCTataaagagaacaaacagaacaactCCAGCAGCAGGAGGACAG AGAAAGTTCCCTCCTGTGACCAGGAGCGGCACATTGCCCTGGAGGAGGCTCGGGTGAACTCACAAGATGCCACCTTCATTCCGGACTGTGGGTCAATGGGCCTGTACAAGCCAGTCCAGTGCCACCAGTCCACTGGGTACTGCTGGTGTGTCGTGGTGGACACGGGGCGGCCCATACCAGGAACCTCAGCCAG GTATAAAGAGCCAGAGTGTGACAATACAGCCCACTCCCAGGTGTCCGAGATGGAGAACTCTTTCAGAGACAGAGACCTGACAG GCTGTccagagggaaagaaaggagAATTCATAACCAGCTTGATGGATGCACTTACAGAAGACATGGTCGAGACTGTTAATTCGCCAACTCCCTCTGGTGGTGGGAG CAGGTTTGTGGAGCCCGAGCGCAGCCACACGTTGGAAGAGCGCGTCGTGCACTGGTATTTTGCTCAGCTCGACAGCAACGGCAGCCAGGACATCAGCAGGAAGGAGATGAAGCCTTTCAAACGATATGTGAAGCGGAAAGCCAAGCCCAAGCGGTGCGCACGCAAGTTCAGTGATTACTGTGACCTGAACAAGGACAAAGCCATCTCTCTGCAGGAGCTGAAAGGATGCCTGGGAGTCAGCAGAGAAG GGACTACAGCAAGCATCAGTCAGGGGACAAGGCAAGGAACAAAACCTTTGA TAGGGTCGTCTGGTGTAAAGATAGAAGATTTCAGAAGATCAGCCAGGAGCAGAGGGCACAATGAAAAAAGCATCTGCCCATCATGGAATGAGAGAGTTTTGGAGCATTAA
- the smoc1 gene encoding SPARC-related modular calcium-binding protein 1 isoform X3: MFSHTCILFVFLYSYTLLMIFLPRIAAQKSNGPRWLIGDRDSHCGIICSKTHGKPVCGSDGRNYDTSCDLQKAKCKDRTLSLAYRGRCRGKSFRIDQPPILPASTLIPEVKELELKEAGQSKCRVERSQALEQAKRPQEAIFIPECNEDGTFAQVQCHTLTGYCWCVTTDGKPVSGSSVHNKTPVCSGNFREFMRTHTGTSGLTGSVTDKPPGPPSSGRKDDGSKPTPTMETHRPDGDEITAPTLWIKHLVYKENKQNNSSSRRTEKVPSCDQERHIALEEARVNSQDATFIPDCGSMGLYKPVQCHQSTGYCWCVVVDTGRPIPGTSARYKEPECDNTAHSQVSEMENSFRDRDLTGCPEGKKGEFITSLMDALTEDMVETVNSPTPSGGGSRFVEPERSHTLEERVVHWYFAQLDSNGSQDISRKEMKPFKRYVKRKAKPKRCARKFSDYCDLNKDKAISLQELKGCLGVSREGTTASISQGTRQGTKPLIGSSGVKIEDFRRSARSRGHNEKSICPSWNERVLEH; this comes from the exons ATGTTTTCCCACACTTGCatcctttttgtatttttgtattcttaTACGCTACTTATGATATTCCTGCCACGGATCGCCGCGCAGAAATCGAATGGTCCGCGG TGGCTAATTGGGGACAGAGACAGCCACTGCGGAATCATCTGTTCCAAGACCCACGGCAAACCCGTCTGTGGTTCAGATGGACGCAATTATGATACCAGCTGTGACCTGCAGAAGGCCAAATGCAAAGACCGCACACTCAGCCTAGCCTACAGGGGGCGCTGCAGAG GGAAATCATTTCGGATTGATCAGCCTCCCATACTTCCTGCTTCCACACTGATTCCAGAGGTTAAAGAGCTGGAACTAAAAG AAGCAGGTCAGTCTAAGTGCCGGGTGGAGAGGAGCCAGGCACTGGAGCAAGCCAAACGGCCCCAGGAAGCTATCTTCATCCCAGAGTGCAATGAAGATGGCACATTTGCACAG GTCCAGTGCCACACTCTCACGGGCTACTGCTGGTGTGTGACCACAGACGGCAAGCCTGTCAGTGGCTCCTCAGTGCACAACAAGACCCCAGTGTGCTCAG GAAACTTCCGTGAATTTATGAGAACTCATACTGGGACAAGTGGATTGACAG GTTCAGTAACTGATAAACCCCCAGGACCCCCTAGTTCTGGCCGAAAAG ATGATGGCTCCAAGCCCACGCCCACCATGGAGACCCATCGCCCCGATGGCGACG AAATCACTGCACCTACGCTGTGGATCAAGCACTTGGTCTataaagagaacaaacagaacaactCCAGCAGCAGGAGGACAG AGAAAGTTCCCTCCTGTGACCAGGAGCGGCACATTGCCCTGGAGGAGGCTCGGGTGAACTCACAAGATGCCACCTTCATTCCGGACTGTGGGTCAATGGGCCTGTACAAGCCAGTCCAGTGCCACCAGTCCACTGGGTACTGCTGGTGTGTCGTGGTGGACACGGGGCGGCCCATACCAGGAACCTCAGCCAG GTATAAAGAGCCAGAGTGTGACAATACAGCCCACTCCCAGGTGTCCGAGATGGAGAACTCTTTCAGAGACAGAGACCTGACAG GCTGTccagagggaaagaaaggagAATTCATAACCAGCTTGATGGATGCACTTACAGAAGACATGGTCGAGACTGTTAATTCGCCAACTCCCTCTGGTGGTGGGAG CAGGTTTGTGGAGCCCGAGCGCAGCCACACGTTGGAAGAGCGCGTCGTGCACTGGTATTTTGCTCAGCTCGACAGCAACGGCAGCCAGGACATCAGCAGGAAGGAGATGAAGCCTTTCAAACGATATGTGAAGCGGAAAGCCAAGCCCAAGCGGTGCGCACGCAAGTTCAGTGATTACTGTGACCTGAACAAGGACAAAGCCATCTCTCTGCAGGAGCTGAAAGGATGCCTGGGAGTCAGCAGAGAAG GGACTACAGCAAGCATCAGTCAGGGGACAAGGCAAGGAACAAAACCTTTGA TAGGGTCGTCTGGTGTAAAGATAGAAGATTTCAGAAGATCAGCCAGGAGCAGAGGGCACAATGAAAAAAGCATCTGCCCATCATGGAATGAGAGAGTTTTGGAGCATTAA
- the smoc1 gene encoding SPARC-related modular calcium-binding protein 1 isoform X4 → MFSHTCILFVFLYSYTLLMIFLPRIAAQKSNGPRWLIGDRDSHCGIICSKTHGKPVCGSDGRNYDTSCDLQKAKCKDRTLSLAYRGRCRGKSFRIDQPPILPASTLIPEVKELELKEAGQSKCRVERSQALEQAKRPQEAIFIPECNEDGTFAQVQCHTLTGYCWCVTTDGKPVSGSSVHNKTPVCSGSVTDKPPGPPSSGRKVSFRFFLTLNPDDGSKPTPTMETHRPDGDEITAPTLWIKHLVYKENKQNNSSSRRTEKVPSCDQERHIALEEARVNSQDATFIPDCGSMGLYKPVQCHQSTGYCWCVVVDTGRPIPGTSARYKEPECDNTAHSQVSEMENSFRDRDLTGCPEGKKGEFITSLMDALTEDMVETVNSPTPSGGGSRFVEPERSHTLEERVVHWYFAQLDSNGSQDISRKEMKPFKRYVKRKAKPKRCARKFSDYCDLNKDKAISLQELKGCLGVSREGTTASISQGTRQGTKPLIGSSGVKIEDFRRSARSRGHNEKSICPSWNERVLEH, encoded by the exons ATGTTTTCCCACACTTGCatcctttttgtatttttgtattcttaTACGCTACTTATGATATTCCTGCCACGGATCGCCGCGCAGAAATCGAATGGTCCGCGG TGGCTAATTGGGGACAGAGACAGCCACTGCGGAATCATCTGTTCCAAGACCCACGGCAAACCCGTCTGTGGTTCAGATGGACGCAATTATGATACCAGCTGTGACCTGCAGAAGGCCAAATGCAAAGACCGCACACTCAGCCTAGCCTACAGGGGGCGCTGCAGAG GGAAATCATTTCGGATTGATCAGCCTCCCATACTTCCTGCTTCCACACTGATTCCAGAGGTTAAAGAGCTGGAACTAAAAG AAGCAGGTCAGTCTAAGTGCCGGGTGGAGAGGAGCCAGGCACTGGAGCAAGCCAAACGGCCCCAGGAAGCTATCTTCATCCCAGAGTGCAATGAAGATGGCACATTTGCACAG GTCCAGTGCCACACTCTCACGGGCTACTGCTGGTGTGTGACCACAGACGGCAAGCCTGTCAGTGGCTCCTCAGTGCACAACAAGACCCCAGTGTGCTCAG GTTCAGTAACTGATAAACCCCCAGGACCCCCTAGTTCTGGCCGAAAAG TCTCTTTCCGCTTCTTTCTCACCCTGAACCCAGATGATGGCTCCAAGCCCACGCCCACCATGGAGACCCATCGCCCCGATGGCGACG AAATCACTGCACCTACGCTGTGGATCAAGCACTTGGTCTataaagagaacaaacagaacaactCCAGCAGCAGGAGGACAG AGAAAGTTCCCTCCTGTGACCAGGAGCGGCACATTGCCCTGGAGGAGGCTCGGGTGAACTCACAAGATGCCACCTTCATTCCGGACTGTGGGTCAATGGGCCTGTACAAGCCAGTCCAGTGCCACCAGTCCACTGGGTACTGCTGGTGTGTCGTGGTGGACACGGGGCGGCCCATACCAGGAACCTCAGCCAG GTATAAAGAGCCAGAGTGTGACAATACAGCCCACTCCCAGGTGTCCGAGATGGAGAACTCTTTCAGAGACAGAGACCTGACAG GCTGTccagagggaaagaaaggagAATTCATAACCAGCTTGATGGATGCACTTACAGAAGACATGGTCGAGACTGTTAATTCGCCAACTCCCTCTGGTGGTGGGAG CAGGTTTGTGGAGCCCGAGCGCAGCCACACGTTGGAAGAGCGCGTCGTGCACTGGTATTTTGCTCAGCTCGACAGCAACGGCAGCCAGGACATCAGCAGGAAGGAGATGAAGCCTTTCAAACGATATGTGAAGCGGAAAGCCAAGCCCAAGCGGTGCGCACGCAAGTTCAGTGATTACTGTGACCTGAACAAGGACAAAGCCATCTCTCTGCAGGAGCTGAAAGGATGCCTGGGAGTCAGCAGAGAAG GGACTACAGCAAGCATCAGTCAGGGGACAAGGCAAGGAACAAAACCTTTGA TAGGGTCGTCTGGTGTAAAGATAGAAGATTTCAGAAGATCAGCCAGGAGCAGAGGGCACAATGAAAAAAGCATCTGCCCATCATGGAATGAGAGAGTTTTGGAGCATTAA
- the smoc1 gene encoding SPARC-related modular calcium-binding protein 1 isoform X2 — protein sequence MFSHTCILFVFLYSYTLLMIFLPRIAAQKSNGPRWLIGDRDSHCGIICSKTHGKPVCGSDGRNYDTSCDLQKAKCKDRTLSLAYRGRCRGKSFRIDQPPILPASTLIPEVKELELKEAGQSKCRVERSQALEQAKRPQEAIFIPECNEDGTFAQVQCHTLTGYCWCVTTDGKPVSGSSVHNKTPVCSGNFREFMRTHTGTSGLTGSVTDKPPGPPSSGRKVSFRFFLTLNPDDGSKPTPTMETHRPDGDEITAPTLWIKHLVYKENKQNNSSSRRTEKVPSCDQERHIALEEARVNSQDATFIPDCGSMGLYKPVQCHQSTGYCWCVVVDTGRPIPGTSARYKEPECDNTAHSQVSEMENSFRDRDLTGCPEGKKGEFITSLMDALTEDMVETVNSPTPSGGGRFVEPERSHTLEERVVHWYFAQLDSNGSQDISRKEMKPFKRYVKRKAKPKRCARKFSDYCDLNKDKAISLQELKGCLGVSREGTTASISQGTRQGTKPLIGSSGVKIEDFRRSARSRGHNEKSICPSWNERVLEH from the exons ATGTTTTCCCACACTTGCatcctttttgtatttttgtattcttaTACGCTACTTATGATATTCCTGCCACGGATCGCCGCGCAGAAATCGAATGGTCCGCGG TGGCTAATTGGGGACAGAGACAGCCACTGCGGAATCATCTGTTCCAAGACCCACGGCAAACCCGTCTGTGGTTCAGATGGACGCAATTATGATACCAGCTGTGACCTGCAGAAGGCCAAATGCAAAGACCGCACACTCAGCCTAGCCTACAGGGGGCGCTGCAGAG GGAAATCATTTCGGATTGATCAGCCTCCCATACTTCCTGCTTCCACACTGATTCCAGAGGTTAAAGAGCTGGAACTAAAAG AAGCAGGTCAGTCTAAGTGCCGGGTGGAGAGGAGCCAGGCACTGGAGCAAGCCAAACGGCCCCAGGAAGCTATCTTCATCCCAGAGTGCAATGAAGATGGCACATTTGCACAG GTCCAGTGCCACACTCTCACGGGCTACTGCTGGTGTGTGACCACAGACGGCAAGCCTGTCAGTGGCTCCTCAGTGCACAACAAGACCCCAGTGTGCTCAG GAAACTTCCGTGAATTTATGAGAACTCATACTGGGACAAGTGGATTGACAG GTTCAGTAACTGATAAACCCCCAGGACCCCCTAGTTCTGGCCGAAAAG TCTCTTTCCGCTTCTTTCTCACCCTGAACCCAGATGATGGCTCCAAGCCCACGCCCACCATGGAGACCCATCGCCCCGATGGCGACG AAATCACTGCACCTACGCTGTGGATCAAGCACTTGGTCTataaagagaacaaacagaacaactCCAGCAGCAGGAGGACAG AGAAAGTTCCCTCCTGTGACCAGGAGCGGCACATTGCCCTGGAGGAGGCTCGGGTGAACTCACAAGATGCCACCTTCATTCCGGACTGTGGGTCAATGGGCCTGTACAAGCCAGTCCAGTGCCACCAGTCCACTGGGTACTGCTGGTGTGTCGTGGTGGACACGGGGCGGCCCATACCAGGAACCTCAGCCAG GTATAAAGAGCCAGAGTGTGACAATACAGCCCACTCCCAGGTGTCCGAGATGGAGAACTCTTTCAGAGACAGAGACCTGACAG GCTGTccagagggaaagaaaggagAATTCATAACCAGCTTGATGGATGCACTTACAGAAGACATGGTCGAGACTGTTAATTCGCCAACTCCCTCTGGTGGTGGGAG GTTTGTGGAGCCCGAGCGCAGCCACACGTTGGAAGAGCGCGTCGTGCACTGGTATTTTGCTCAGCTCGACAGCAACGGCAGCCAGGACATCAGCAGGAAGGAGATGAAGCCTTTCAAACGATATGTGAAGCGGAAAGCCAAGCCCAAGCGGTGCGCACGCAAGTTCAGTGATTACTGTGACCTGAACAAGGACAAAGCCATCTCTCTGCAGGAGCTGAAAGGATGCCTGGGAGTCAGCAGAGAAG GGACTACAGCAAGCATCAGTCAGGGGACAAGGCAAGGAACAAAACCTTTGA TAGGGTCGTCTGGTGTAAAGATAGAAGATTTCAGAAGATCAGCCAGGAGCAGAGGGCACAATGAAAAAAGCATCTGCCCATCATGGAATGAGAGAGTTTTGGAGCATTAA